The following are from one region of the Salvia splendens isolate huo1 chromosome 2, SspV2, whole genome shotgun sequence genome:
- the LOC121784722 gene encoding brefeldin A-inhibited guanine nucleotide-exchange protein 2-like, which produces MASSEADSRLNQILIPALEKIQKNASWRKHSKLGSECKSVIEHLTSPNRNPTAASPPTSPSAQSDSDASLLQGVLLDLSLYDSEIVLSPLINALSTNYLKVAEPALDAVQKLIAHGYLHGEADPSGGAEAKLLSKLIDSACKCHELGDEYAELLVIKSLLSAVTSVSLRLHGDCLLQVVRTCYDIYLNSKNGVNQTTAKASLVQMLVIVFRRMEADSSTVPLQPIVVAELVEPAEKADVDGSMIFVQSFITKIMQDIDGVFSPGTPSGVTGSGAGAHDGAFETKTSTVEGTNPADLLDSTDKDMLDAKYWEISMYKTALEGRKGELADGEGERDDDLEVQIGNKLRRDAFLVFRALCKLSMKTPPKDAVADPQAMKGKIVALELLKLLLENAGAIFRNSERFLDAIKQYLCLSLLKNSASTHMIVFQLSCSIFMSLVSRFRAGLKAEIGVFFPMIVLRVLENVVQPNFQQKVTVLHFLEKLCVDSQILIDIFLNYDCDVNASNIFERMVNGLLKTAQGVPPGVLSTLQPLQDASMKLEAMKCLVAILKCMGNWMNKQLRIPDTQSSKKLDAADNVPDSGSPPQANGNIDEPTEGSDAQCETSSEVSDVSTLEQRRAYKLELQEGISLFNRKPKKGIEFLINANKVGNAAEEIAAFLKNANGLDKTLIGDYLGEREDMSLKVMHAYVNSFEFQGMEFDEAIRVFLQGFRLPGEAQKIDRIMEKFAEQYCKCNPKTFTSADTAYVLAYSVILLNTDAHNPMVKNKMSAEDFIRNNRGIDDGKDLPEEYLRSLYERISRSEIKMKEDNLSVQQKQSVNSNSVLGLDSILNIVIRKRGEDSMETSDDLMRHMQEQFKEKARKSESIYYPAIDTVVLKFMIEACWAPMLAAFSVPLDRSDDEIVIALCLEGFRNAIHVTAGMSMKTHRDAFLTSLAKFTSLHSPADIKKKNIDAIKVIVTIADEDGNYLQEGWEHILTCVSRFEHLHLLGEGAPPDAAFFAIQLNEVDKSKQGRSNNLPVLKKKGVAKIHNAASAMRRGSYDSAGIGGKVAAGITSEQMNNLVSNLNMLEQVGDVNRIFIRSQKLNSEAIVDFVKALCKVSMDELRSTSDPRVFSLTKIVEIAHFNMNRIRLAWSKIWQVLSDFFVTIGCSENLSIAIFAMDSLRQLSMKFLEREELANYNFQNEFMKPFVIVMRKSSAVEIRELIIRCVSQMVLSRVNNVKSGWKSMFMVFTTAAYDDHKNIVLLSFEIIEKIVRDYFPYITETESTTFTDCVNCLIAFTNTRFNKEISLNAIGFLRYCAEKLAEGNLGKEAPEVASPSSPQIGKERKGGNGEPANRVDHLYLWFPLLAGLSELSFDPRPEIRKSAVQLLFDTLRNHGQHFSLALWEKVFESVLFRIFDGARRAIDPSSDESAHIDNGDMELDQDSWLYETCTLALQLVVDLIVNFYDTVNPLLKKVLTLLVSFIKRPHQSLAGIGIAAFVRLMSNAGEMFSEDKWLDVVSSLKEAASETRPDFSFILDDNSKTVAQGDDVNESSRDESARAVSSNDDSDNNSKSRRLYTAISDIKCRAAIQLLLIQAIVEIYNMHRAQLSVKNSVILFDAVHAVAIHAHKINSNGGLRQKLQELGPMTQMQDPPLLRLENDSYQICLTFLQNLALDRPPSYEESEVESYLVNLCQEVLQFYIVVACSGHLPDSSLDRRTHWTIPLGSGRRRELAARAPLVVATLQAIGTLGDSSFQKNLSCFYPLLSSLIGCEHGSNEVQLALSDMLHSLVGPILLRSC; this is translated from the exons ATGGCTTCTTCGGAAGCTGATTCCCGCTTAAACCAAATCCTGATCCCCGCGCTCGAGAAGATCCAGAAAAATGCTTCGTGGCGCAAGCATTCCAAGCTCGGGTCCGAGTGCAAATCCGTTATCGAGCACCTCACCTCTCCCAATCGGAACCCTACCGCCGCGTCGCCACCTACGTCTCCGTCGGCGCAATCCGATTCCGACGCGTCTTTGCTGCAGGGCGTCCTCCTAGATCTTTCCCTGTACGATTCCGAGATCGTTCTCAGCCCACTCATCAACGCACTATCCACGAACTACCTCAAAGTTGCGGAGCCTGCTCTTGATGCGGTTCAGAAATTGATCGCCCACGGGTACTTACACGGGGAAGCGGACCCCAGCGGTGGCGCGGAGGCAAAGTTGCTCTCGAAATTGATCGACTCCGCTTGCAAGTGCCACGAATTGGGGGACGAGTATGCGGAATTGTTGGTGATCAAGTCGCTTCTTTCAGCGGTTACGTCGGTTTCGCTGCGACTGCACGGTGATTGTCTGCTGCAAGTGGTGAGGACTTGTTATGACATATATTTGAATAGTAAGAATGGGGTGAATCAGACGACCGCCAAGGCGTCGTTGGTTCAGATGCTAGTTATTGTGTTTAGGAGAATGGAGGCCGATTCTTCTACGGTGCCATTGCAGCCTATTGTGGTCGCAGAGCTTGTGGAGCCAGCAGAGAAGGCGGATGTGGATGGTTCCATGATTTTCGTTCAGAGTTTTATTACTAAGATAATGCAGGATATAGATGGAGTTTTCAGCCCTGGCACGCCCAGTGGTGTCACTGGATCAGGGGCGGGTGCCCATGATGGGGCATTTGAGACGAAGACCTCAACTGTGGAGGGCACAAATCCGGCGGATTTGTTGGACTCAACGGATAAGGATATGCTTGATGCTAAGTATTGGGAGATCAGCATGTATAAGACTGCATTAGAGGGTAGGAAAGGAGAGTTAGCAGACGGTGAGGGAGAAAGGGATGATGATTTGGAGGTGCAGATTGGAAACAAGTTGAGGAGGGATGCTTTTTTGGTTTTCCGGGCTTTGTGTAAGCTCTCCATGAAGACTCCACCCAAGGATGCCGTCGCTGATCCCCAAGCAATGAAGGGGAAGATAGTGGCATTGGAATTGCTCAAACTTTTACTGGAAAATGCTGGGGCAATATTTAGGAATAGTGAAAG ATTTTTAGATGCTATAAAGCAGTACTTGTGTTTGTCACTATTGAAGAACAGTGCTTCAACCCATATGATCGTGTTCCAGCTCTCATGCTCCATATTTATGAGCCTGGTGTCGCGTTTTAGAGCTGGATTGAAAGCAGAAATTGGGGTATTTTTTCCTATGATAGTCCTCCGAGTGTTAGAAAATGTTGTGCAACCTAATTTTCAGCAGAAGGTGACAGTCCTTCACTTTCTGGAGAAGCTGTGTGTAGATTCACAGATCTTGATAGACATATTCCTCAATTATGACTGTGATGTTAATGCTTCCAATATATTCGAGAG AATGGTCAATGGACTGCTTAAAACTGCTCAGGGTGTTCCACCTGGTGTTTTAAGTACACTCCAGCCCCTGCAAGATGCTAGTATGAAGCTAGAAGCTATGAAATGCTTAGTTGCTATCCTGAAATGCATGGGTAACTGGATGAACAAGCAATTGCGAATTCCAGATACTCAGTCGTCAAAGAAACTAGATGCTGCTGATAATGTACCTGATTCTGGGAGTCCCCCTCAAGCAAATGGCAATATAGATGAGCCAACTGAAGGATCGGATGCACAGTGTGAAACTTCCAGTGAAGTTTCCGATGTTTCAACCCTGGAGCAGCGCCGTGCCTATAAACTAGAACTTCAG GAAGGCATCTCTCTTTTTAATCGCAAACCCAAGAAAGGTATTGAGTTCCTGATAAATGCAAATAAAGTGGGAAACGCTGCAGAAGAGATAGCAGCTTTCCTTAAAAATGCCAATGGTTTGGATAAAACTCTGATTGGTGATTATTTGGGTGAAAGGGAAGATATGTCACTGAAAGTAATGCATGCTTATGTGAATTCATTTGAGTTCCAAGGGATGGAGTTTGATGAGGCAATCAGGGTCTTCCTTCAGGGATTTAGGTTGCCTGGTGAGGCACAAAAGATTGACCGAATCATGGAAAAGTTTGCTGAACAGTACTGCAAATGTAATCCAAAGACCTTTACAAGTGCTGATACAGCTTATGTGCTTGCGTACTCTGTTATACTACTGAACACTGATGCACACAACCCTATGGTCAAGAACAAG ATGTCAGCTGAGGATTTTATAAGGAACAATCGTGGGATTGATGATGGAAAAGATCTGCCGGAGGAGTACTTGAGATCATTGTATGAACGGATATCTAGAAGTGAGATCAAAATGAAAGAAGATAATTTGTCTGTCCAACAGAAGCAGTCTGTGAACTCTAACAGTGTTTTAGGTTTGGATAGCATACTAAACATTGTGATACGTAAGCGTGGGGAAGACAGTATGGAGACCAGTGATGACCTCATGAGACACATGCAGGAACAGTTCAAAGAAAAAGCTCGCAAATCAGA GTCAATTTACTATCCTGCCATAGATACGGTGGTCCTCAAGTTCATGATTGAAGCATGTTGGGCTCCAATGTTGGCTGCCTTCAGTGTTCCTCTTGACCGAAGTGATGATGAAATTGTGATAGCCCTCTGCTTAGAGGGCTTTCGTAATGCAATCCATGTCACTGCAGGAATGTCCATGAAAACTCATAGAGATGCTTTTTTGACATCACTAGCCAAGTTTACTTCACTCCACTCTCCTGCAGatatcaaaaagaaaaatattgatGCAATCAAG GTTATAGTCACCATAGCAGATGAGGATGGGAACTATTTACAGGAAGGCTGGGAACATATATTAACTTGCGTTTCACGGTTTGAGCATCTGCACCTACTGGGTGAAGGTGCACCACCAGATGCTGCTTTCTTTGCAATCCAGCTTAATGAAGTAGACAAATCTAAACAAGGCAGATCAAACAATCTTCCTGTTTTAAAAAAGAAGGGAGTGGCGAAGATTCACAATGCAGCTTCTGCAATGAGGAGGGGTTCATATGATAGTGCTGGTATAGGTGGTAAGGTTGCTGCTGGAATAACATCTGAACAGATGAACAACTTGGTCTCTAACTTAAACATGTTGGAGCAAGTTGGCGATGTTAACCGCATATTCATACGGAGCCAAAAACTGAATAGTGAGGCAATAGTTGATTTTGTCAAGGCTCTCTGCAAGGTATCTATGGATGAACTACGATCTACATCTGATCCTCGGGTTTTCAGCCTCACTAAGATTGTTGAGATCGC GCACTTCAACATGAATCGCATTAGGCTTGCATGGTCAAAGATTTGGCAAGTACTCTCTGATTTTTTTGTGACCATTGGCTGTTCAGAAAACCTTTCTATTGCAATATTTGCGATGGACTCTTTGCGCCAGTTATCAATGAAATTCTTGGAAAGAGAAGAATTGGCTAACTATAACTTTCAGAATGAGTTCATGAAGCCTTTTGTAATTGTAATGCGCAAGAGTAGTGCGGTTGAAATCCGAGAATTGATTATCAGATGTGTTTCTCAGATGGTGTTATCCCGAGTGAATAATGTCAAATCGGGATGGAAGAGCATGTTCATG GTCTTCACAACAGCTGCTTATGATGATCATAAGAACATTGTCCTCCTCTCATTCGAAATAATTGAGAAGATTGTTCGTGATTATTTCCCATATATCACTGAAACTGAATCTACTACTTTTACGGACtgtgtaaattgtttaattgcATTCACCAATACTAGATTCAACAAAGAAATTAGTCTTAATGCCATTGGTTTCCTTCGGTATTGTGCTGAAAAACTTGCTGAAGGAAATCTAGGGAAGGAAGCTCCTGAAGTGGCTTCTCCATCTTCACCTCAAATTGGTAAAGAAAGAAAAGGTGGCAATGGGGAACCTGCAAATAGGGTGGACCATCTCTATTTATGGTTTCCTCTGTTGGCAG GTTTATCTGAACTGAGCTTTGACCCAAGGCCTGAAATCAGGAAGAGTGCCGTACAATTACTATTCGATACTTTGCGTAACCATGGGCAACACTTCTCCCTAGCCTTGTGGGAGAAGGTGTTTGAATCTGTCCTGTTTAGAATATTTGATGGCGCTCGGCGTGCTATTGATCCATCCAGTGATGAGTCTGCGCATATAGACAATGGTGACATGGAACTCGATCAAGATTCATGGCTGTATGAGACGTGCACATTGGCTCTGCAATTAGTTGTAGATCTTATTGTTAATTTCTATGATACAGTCAATCCCCTTCTGAAGAAGGTGCTGACGCTACTAGTCAGTTTTATCAAGCGTCCTCATCAAAGCCTTGCTGGTATTGGTATTGCTGCATTTGTTCGCCTAATGAGCAATGCTGGGGAGATGTTCTCTGAAGACAAGTGGTTGGATGTGGTTTCATCTCTCAAAGAAGCAGCGAGCGAAACACGCCCTGATTTCTCCTTTATCCTTGATGACAATAGCAAAACAGTGGCCCAAGGAGATGATGTGAATGAGAGCAGTCGTGATGAATCTGCCAGGGCAGTCTCCTCCAACGATGATTCAGATAATAACTCCAAGAGTCGTCGTCTGTATACAGCTATATCCGATATCAAGTGCCGAGCTGCAATTCAACTTTTACTAATACAG GCAATAGTGGAGATCTACAATATGCACAGAGCTCAATTATCAGTTAAAAACAGTGTCATCCTTTTCGATGCTGTGCATGCTGTGGCAATTCATGCACACAAGATAAATAGCAATGGAGGGCTACGCCAAAAGCTCCAAGAACTGGGGCCCATGACGCAAATGCAGGATCCTCCTCTACTTCGCCTCGAGAACGACTCTTACCAGATTTGCCTCACATTTCTTCAGAATCTTGCACTCGATAGACCTCCTAGTTACGAGGAGTCAGAAGTGGAGTCTTATCTTGTCAATCTCTGCCAAGAAGTCTTGCAGTTCTACATTGTTGTTGCCTGCTCGGGACATCTTCCTGATTCATCTCTCGACAGACGAACACACTGGACGATACCTCTAGGATCTGGAAGACGAAGAGAACTGGCTGCACGAGCACCTCTTGTTGTTGCTACTCTACAGGCTATAGGTACATTAGGAGATTCTTCATTCCAGAAAAACTTGTCTTGCTTCTATCCCCTGCTTTCGAGCTTGATAGGTTGTGAACACGGTTCAAACGAGGTCCAACTCGCCCTGAGTGATATGCTTCACTCATTAGTGGGTCCAATCCTCCTACGTTCCTGTTGA
- the LOC121769409 gene encoding LOB domain-containing protein 18-like gives MIAAESDIMSSENAAGSSGGGGPCGACKFLRRKCVAGCIFAPYFDSEQGAAHFAAVHKVFGASNVSKLLHHIPSQKRLDAVVTICYEAQSRLRDPIYGCVAHIFALQQQVVNLQQELSYLQAHLAALELPTPPPLQPQQLMVPASQSILDLPPIPAAYDFSAMCGDMVAPPSLWSVYPRQQIDQQRQFSNAAVGGGGGDLQELARELLNRHAPPMVVRCGNQASSLPPNSR, from the exons ATGATCGCAGCTGAGTCAGATATCATGAGTAGTGAAAACGCGGCGGGAAGCAGCGGCGGCGGGGGGCCGTGCGGGGCATGCAAGTTTCTGCGGCGGAAGTGCGTGGCCGGGTGCATATTCGCGCCGTATTTCGACTCGGAGCAGGGCGCCGCCCACTTCGCCGCGGTGCACAAGGTGTTCGGAGCAAGCAACGTGTCGAAGCTCCTCCACCACATCCCCTCGCAGAAGCGCCTCGACGCCGTCGTCACCATCTGCTACGAGGCTCAGTCCCGCCTCCGCGACCCCATCTACGGCTGCGTCGCTCACATCTTCGCTCTCCAACAACAG GTGGTGAATCTGCAGCAAGAACTCTCCTACCTACAAGCCCACCTGGCGGCGCTGGAGCTTCCgacaccgccgccgctgcagccgcagCAGCTGATGGTTCCGGCGTCGCAGTCGATACTAGACCTGCCGCCGATCCCGGCAGCTTACGACTTCTCGGCAATGTGCGGGGATATGGTGGCGCCTCCCTCGCTTTGGAGCGTCTATCCGCGGCAGCAAATCGATCAGCAGCGCCAGTTCTCCAACGCGGCcgttggaggaggaggcggcgatCTTCAAGAGCTGGCGCGTGAGCTTCTGAACCGGCACGCTCCCCCGATGGTGGTGCGATGCGGGAATCAAGCTTCGTCTTTGCCGCCCAACTCTAGGTAG